Part of the Paludisphaera borealis genome, ACTGGTCCGGCCTGGTCTGGATACAAACGCGGTCCGGCTCGGCGGTTCGGGTCCTCGTGGCTCTGGCGACGGCCGCTCTGGGGGCGGGGCTGGCGGTGATGCTCTCGGGATACGCCTCGGGAGGGCTGACCGCCTTGCCGCTGGCGGCGGCGATCGTCGGCGCCAGCATCGCGGCGAGCTTCCGCGCCGAAGCCCCTGATACGGCCCCGGGCGTCGGCCTGATCGGGCTTGAGGGCGTGCTGATGATGGGCGCGTTCTTCGGTCGGCTGAGAACCGCCGAGGCTGTGGTCCTGTTCCTGGCTCCGCTGCTGGCCGGAATTCCCGAAGCCTATCCGCTCTCGCGTCTGGGCCCCCGTTTTCGCACGGTTCTGGGAGTCGGCCTGACCGCCTGCGCTGTGGCCGCCGCGACGGCGACGACCTGGAGGCGGTTCGCGGCCGACGCGGTCGGTCTTTGAGCGTGATCGGTCGTGGAGTAGCCGATTCCGCCGTGCGGCTCTATCATGGGGGAGACGGATTCGAAGACTACCGGGGAGTGAAGCGAGTCGACATGCGGATCATTGCGGGGCAGAGGCGCGGGCACAAGATCGACGGTCCCAAGGCGACGGCGGCACTCAGGCCGACGAGCGACCTGGTGCGCGAGTCGCTGTTCAACATGGTCGGCGAGATGATGCCCGGGCGCACGGCCGTCGACCTGTTCGCCGGCACCGGCGCGATCGGCCTGGAAGCCCTCAGCCGAGGGGCCGAGGCAGCGATCTTCGTTGAGAAGAACCGCGAGAGCGTGGCGCTTATCCACGGCAACGTCGCCCGGCTTCGCTATCAGGACCGGGCTCAAGTCCGCCTGGCCGACGCCTATCGATGGGTCCGAACGCATGAATGGGCGGCCGACCAGCCCGTGGCTGTCTTCCTCGACCCGCCCTACAAGGAATACGAAGACCACGCCAAGAAGATTCGCGAGCTGCTCGACCAGCTCGTCGAACGCTTGCCGGCCGAATCGCTGATCGCCCTGGAAGCGGGCCGCACGCTCGACGGCGAAATCTTGCCCGATTTCGAAGCCTGGGACGTTCGCCGCTACGGCGACACGCAGGTCGCCATCCGGGTTTTTCCCGGTCCCGAGGGCGAGGAGGACGCCGAGTCGTCGGATTCGAAGACGGGGACGGAGGGGCCGAGCGAGGAGGCGGGCAATGTCTGACGCCGCGGCGAGTCTCAGCTTCGCCGAGGAAGTGGTGTTGCGACTGCGTCAGGCGGGTTTTCAGGCCTTCTGGGCGGGGGGCTGCGTCCGCGACATTCTGCTCGGCCTGGAACCGGCCGATTACGACGTCGCGACCAACGCGACCCCCGAGCAGGTGATGCTCAGCCTGCCGTATCGGTCGCTGACGATCGGCGCCTCGTTCGGCGTCGTCCAGGTCCGACATCCCCGGCGGCAAGGGATCGAGGTTGAGATCGCCACGTTCCGGAGCGACCTGGCGTACGTCGACGGCCGACGGCCGACCGGCGTCGTCTACAGCTCTCCCGAGCTGGACGCGGCCCGACGCGACTTCACCATTAACGGCATGTTCATGGACCCGGTCGGCCGCGAGGTGATCGACTACGTGGGCGGCCGGGCCGATCTCGCCGCGAAGCTTCTCCGCGCCATCGGCCAACCTTCCGCCCGGTTTCGGGAAGACAAGCTCCGGCTCCTTCGCGCTGTGCGGTTCGCCGCCCGGTTCGATCTGCGGATCGAGCCCGCGACCCTGTCGGCGCTCAGGACGATGGCGGCGGAGGTCGTCGTTGTGTCTCCCGAGCGGATCGCCCAGGAGCTGCGGCGGATGCTCGTGCATCACAGTCGAGCCCTGGCGATGGACATGGCGATGGATTACGGCCTGATCGCCGCCGTCCTGCCGCCGCTCTCGGCGACGAAGGGGCTGTTTCAGGGCAAGCCGATGCAGCCGGAGGGGGATCTCTGGGACCATACGCTGCTGGTCCTCGACCTCCTGCCCAAGCAGCCGAGCTTCACGCTGGCCTTCGCCGCGCTGCTGCACGACGTCGGCAAGCCGTTCACGCGGTCGATTTGTCACGGGCGGACGAGCTACCACAATCACGAGCAAGTCGGCGGTCGCAAGGCCGACGACCTGGGCCGGCGGTTGAAGCTCTCGAACGCCGAGCGCGAGCGGGTCGCCTGGCTCGTGACCTATCACCAGTACCTCGGCGAAGCCAAAAAGCTGCGCGAGGCCAAGCTCAAGCGGATGCTCGCGGAACCGGGAATCGACGAGCTGCTGGCGCTCCACCGCGCCGACGCCCTGGCCTCGACCGGCGACCTCCAGCACGTCGACTACTGCGAATACTACCTGCGATGCCAGCCCTCGGGCCCGATCAACCCGCCCCCCCTGCTCTCCGGCCACGATCTCGTCCGCCACGGTCTCAAACCCGGCGCGAGCTTCTCGACGATCCTCGATCAGGTCCGCGAGGCCCAGCTCGACGGCCGGATCAACAGCAAGGCCGAGGCCCTCGAATGGATCGACCGCGAACGGATCGGCGAGCCGTCGGAACCGACTGCCGCGGAGGCCGTCGACGCGGCCCCTCCGGTTGCTGGGGACGACGTCTCGGCCTAAGATGAGAGAGTCGTGTCGATGGGCGGCTAGCTACCGGATCATCCGTTCCTTTGGGGGTGTTCGAGCATGCCAGAGGCTGAGGCCCCGATGATCGCCGTCTTGATCAGCGGCGGGATCGAGAGCGCGGTGCTCTGCGGCGAGTTCGTCCGCTCACGACGGCGGGTGCAGCCGATCTACATCCGGTGCGGCCTGGACTGGGAAGACGTCGAGCTGGCCGCGGCCCGCGCGTACCTCAAGGCGATCGCCTGCGACCGCCTGGAGCCGCTCGTGGTCCTCGACGAGCCGATTCGCGACGTCTACGGTCCGCACTGGAGCACCGACGGCGGCGTCGACGTACCGGGTGCCGAGACCCCCGATGAGGCGGTCTACCTGCCCGGCCGCAACCTGCTGCTGACGGTCAAGTCGGCCCTGTGGTGCCGGCTCCGAAACGTCCACGAGCTGGCGCTCGGGTCGCTGGGATCGAACCCGTTCTCGGACAGCACTCCAGAGTTTTTTCAGGGGCTCGAAACGGTTCTCGGTCAGGCGCTTTCGGGTTCGCCAAGGCTGATCCGGCCGTTCAGCCGCCTGCACAAGTCCGACGTAGTGGCTCGCGGCGACGGGCTGCCGCTGCATCTGACCTTCTCATGCATTCGCCCCGACGCCGGTCTGCACTGCGGGGTTTGCAACAAATGCGCGGAGCGCCGCGACGGGTTTCGCGACGCGAACCGGCCCGATCGCACGCGCTACGCCGACGAGCAATAGGAAACCAGTCACGATGTATCGAGTCACCCGCGAGATCGAATTCTGCTACGGCCACCGGCTCCTGAACTATGACGGCAAGTGCCGGCATCTTCACGGGCACAACGGGCGGGCCGTCGTCACGCTGGAGGGGTCGCGTCTGGACAGTCGAGGCATGCTCGTGGATTTCGGCGAGATCAAGCAGACGATCCAGCGCTGGATCGACGAGCAACTCGACCACAACATGCTGCTCTGTCGCGAAGACCCCCTGCTCCCCTTGCTTCGCGAGCGCGGCGAGCGCGTGTTCGTGATGGACGCGAATCCGACGGCCGAGAATATCGCCCGGCTGATCTACGACCACGGCCGGGGGGCCGGGCTGCCGATTTCCGAAGTCGTCCTGTGGGAGACGCCGAACTGCTTCGCCGCCTACTCCGGCGAGGACGACCGCTGAGCACTCCAGGCCGCCCTGAATGAAATGCGACGAGGCCCGCGATCACCGTGAGGTGAGCGGGCCTCGCGTCGGCTGGAGCCGCTGATAGGCGTCAGTGGTTGTGGCCGTCGCCGGGGCCGTGGTCGCCGCCGCCGCCGGGGGCATGGCCGTGGCCGTCGTCGACCGGCTTGTCGGGGATGACGTAGGTCGACGGTTTGTACGGGTAGCGGAGGTCTTCCACCCACCACTCGTAGGCTTTCGACCCCTCGGGGATCATGCCCTTGAGCACGGCCAGCGCGAGTTCACGACCCTCGTGCTCCTTGACGGTGGGGCCGTCGATCTCGAAAACGGCGAGGACGACGGGGAGCATGTCGCCGTCTTCGGACTGCGTTTCGACCTTCAGGAACGAGATCTTCTGTTCGGGCGACGACTTCAGCCGATCCGCGAGGGCCTTGAGCGGCGCGTGCTTCATCTCGGTCATCGCCAGGTCTTGCTTGCTCGACTGTTGAAGCTGGGTCCAGTTTTCCTGAGCGGTCACTTTCGCGCGAGTCGTCGGCGGCAGCCCCAGCCAGTAGACCTCGGCGAGCGGGGACGCCTTCAGGGCTTCCGCGTAGGTAGCCGCGAACTTCACGGCCTCTCGTCGAATGAGATAGTTCTGGAGACTCGTGACCGTCGCGATCGAGAGCCCGAACACCAGCCCGAGCAAGACGCCCACGCGAGCCATCGTCTGGCCGGTCAGCATTTCGGGATGGCGCTGGATGGCGCGATCGGCAGTAACGCCGAGGATCACGGCCAGGACCGCGAACAGATAGAAAATCGGATGCGCGAAGCTGAATACCGCCAGGAGCCCGCAAATCACCGCGAAGATGGCGCGGGTGCTGACGGCCCGATAGGTCGGGATTTCGTTTTCAATGACCGGCCAATTCGCATTGAGGTCGGTCGTCGTCGGTGTGGTCTCTTGATCGATCGCCACGAAGAAACTCCTCGACGCACCTGATCCGGCGGGAATGAGTCGATTTACGAGTGAGAAGCGCGCATTCCGGATCAAGGGTTCGCTTGGTCTATCTGAAGCTAATCACTGGGGCGCACAGCGTCAAGGATCACCGCAGAACGAGACCCGTCGCGCCCCACGAACCTGAGGTCAACAGCCAGGACGAAAAGGCCAATCCGACCCAGAACAGACCCAGGGCCCAGCCGGTGACGTTCGTCCACGACCAGTCCTTTCCGGCGAGTCCGGACCGCATTCCGGCGATGAGCACGGCCAGGATGATCAGGCCCATGGTTCGCTCGCCGAGCGGGGTCGCCCAGTTGGTCCATTTCATGTTGCCGCCGATCACCCCCACGACGTCGAAGATCCAGATCAACAGCCCGCCGGTCATCCAGACGAGTTCGCCGAGACTGCCGCCGCTCCGCCCCGACCGTGCCAGGATCAGCGGCCCGACCAGCGCCAGGCAGCCGGCGATGGTCGCCAGGCCGGAGAGCAACTGCACCGGCGGCCAGGTCAGCCGGCCGTTCCGGACCAGCAGGCTGAACGCCCCGCCAAGCGCCGCCGCGACGAGCAGGGCGTTCAAGACGGCGTGGTCCGAAGATGAGGAGGACGAAGCACCGCCCCCCGCGCGTTTTGCACCCATGAGATCGTCGTCGTCGCAGCTCGAGGAGGAAATCAGAGACCCGGGCGCGCGGACGGATCGCGAGCCGGCAGGGACGACGGGCCTCGGTTCGATTCTTCCTTCGGCTCGGCGCGGCGGCCGTCGACAGTTTACGATCGGGCCGCGCCGGCCGATTCGCCGGCCGCCTCGGCGCGGCCGTCGTAATCAGTGCAACACGGCGACCGCGTTGACGGGCTCTCGGTTGCCCTCGGCGCCTCCCGCCGGGGGGGCGGCGGGCTTGGTGCTCAGGTCGGAATCGTCGGGGACGTCGGCGTCGACTTCCGCGAGGACCGGATTGAGCACCACCTGCTCCCCTTCCTCCAGCCCGTCGGCGATTTCCAGCAAATCGTGCGTGGCCTGCCCGAGCTCGATTTTCCGTCGTTCCAGCCGGTCTTCCCGGGCGACATAGCAGAAATCCTGGCCTTCTTCCTGGGTCACCGCCTCGATCGGGACGGTCAGGACGTTCGGCTTCGGGGTCAGGTACAGATCAACCTGCGCGGTCATCCCCGGCTTGAGGTCGACGCGCGACATCGAATCAAGCTTGACGATCGCATCGAAGTAGCGGACGTCCGAGCGATAGTCGAACACGGGGATCGGCGAGATCGACGTGACCCGACCCGACAGCCGGGCGGCCGGCGCCCCTTCCAGGCGGACAGTCGCCTTCATGCCTTTCCGCACCTGGTCGACGATCGACTCGTGCAACTGGGCGACGACTTCCATGTCCTTGAGGTCGGGAAGGTAGAAGAGGTCTTGCTTCTGCCGGACGGCCATGCCGGCCTCGATCGTGATCCCTCTGCGTGCATCGTTGGCGTAGATCACGAAGCCGTCGTGGGGGGCCCGGATCGTGCACAGCTCGACCTGCTTCTCCAGCTTTGCGAGCCGTTCGAGGTTGCGTTGCAGCCGGCTGTCCTGATAGTTGAGGACGGCCGTCCCGGCGAGCACCTGGCCGTCGAGCACGCGAAGGTTCTTGGGCGCGGTGTACCGCTCGAACAACCGGCGGCCGCTCGTCTCCTGAGCCACTGCGAAGAGCGCCTGCGCGTAGCTCTGCTTCTCGGAGGCGACCTGGTTCTGAGGCACGTAGCCTTTCGCCTTCATCCGGATGGCCCAGTCGAGCCGGTCCTTGCAGCGCATCTCGTCCGACTGGGCCAGCGCGATCGCCCGCTCGTAGTCTTTGAGCGTCTCTTTCATCACGCCTTCACGGTACTCGCTGATCGCGAGCTTGGCGACTTCGAGATCGAGCTGCGCCTGATAGCGGTCGGCCCGCGACCGCTCGACGGTGATCCGCTGCTGGCGAAGCAGCTCCTCGTAGTCCGAGGAATCGATCTGCGCCAGGACGGTTCCGCGCTCGACGACCGAACCGTCGGGCACGACGCTCAGGAGCGTTGACGCCCCCCCCGCAGCCAGACGCTGGCCCTTGATGCCGATCGTGATATTCTCCAGCTCGCACTCGATCACCGTCCGCTTCGAGCTCTCGAGCCGTCCGCCGGCCGTCAGCGATCCTTCAAGGACGGTCCGACTCACCGGGGCGAACTTGTATTTCTCGACGAGGGGTCGCGAAGACTCCCACGGCCAACCGTTCGGAGAGCTTGACGCAATCTTGATCGAAGCGCCGACGGCGACCAGGATCGCGATCATCAGCAGCGACGACCGCAGTTTCTTGAGTGCGCGCATCTCGATCGAACTCCTCTACTTTTCCCGGGTTCCGGCACACCCCGGGAGGCTGCCGCGTGCTTTCATTCGTCCGGTCGTCCCGGACCATGATTCGCATAGCTCGAAGCCGCCAGGGCGACTTTTTCGTTTCGAGAACGCCTGAGGCAGGCTGCGCTCTCCAACATCAGAGGCGGGGCTGTCGCTCGGCCAAGGAAGGTCGTGTCGCGTTGTGTAAGAGCGTCGTACGAGTCGACTCGCCGAATATGCGGGGGGCGAATCGACGTGGAACCGTTACAATCTATCGGATCAAAAGGCTCAGACCAAGAGCGTGGGCGTCGCTCGCCCGCTCTTCCACGCGTCGATGAGGGGATTGTAAAACAATTATTGCACGAACTCAAGGCCACTTTTGCGCGCGGGGCCAGGGCCGGCGTCCACCGGGTCGTGCGGACCGTCCATCGACCGGCGACACTTGGTTGAATCGGCCTTCGGCGTAATAATGGTTTAAGCTCGACGGTCTGGACCATGTGATCCGGTAGGGAATGGGGCGTTGATGAAGGTTGAAACCAGTGTGCGGACGAGACTTGCGATCGACGACCCGAGCTGGGAGGCGGTCGCGGTGAAGCCCGAATTGCTCGCGCCGGCGGGCGACCGGGAGTGCGTTCGCGCGGCGGTGGCCAGCGGGGCCGACGCCGTCTACTTTGGATTAAAGCGCCATAACGCCCGGATTCGGGCGATGAATTTCGATGGTCTTGATCTGTCCGATACGATGACCTACCTCCACCGCTACGGGGTCAAGGGGTACGTTGCGCTCAATACGCTGATCTTTCCGCGCGAGCTTCCGGACGTCGAGGAAACGGTCCGCGAGCTGACCTCGGCGGGGGTCGACGCCGTCATCGTCCAGGATCTGGGACTGGCTCGGCTGATCCGCGCGGTCACGCCCGACCTGGAAATCCACGCGTCGACGCAGATGTCGATCACCAGCGAGGAAGGGGTCCGGCTGGCGGCCGAGCTGGGTTGCTCGCGCGTGATCCTCGCGCGGGAGCTTTCGCTGGCGGACGTCGAGCGGGTCCGCGCCGAGTCGACGCTGCCGGTCGAGGTCTTCGTCCACGGGGCGCTCTGCGTGGCCTATTCCGGCCAGTGCCTGACCAGCGAGGCCCTCGGAGGCCGATCGGCCAACCGCGGCGAGTGCGCTCAGGCCTGCCGCATGCCCTACGAGATCGTTTGCGACGGCCAGGACGTCGACCTGGGGAAGACGCAGTTCCTCCTCAGCCCGCAAGACCTCGCCGCCTACGACCTGATCCCCGGACTGATCCGCGCGGGGGTCGCCAGCCTGAAGATCGAAGGCCGGCTCAAGGCGCCCGAGTACGTGGCCAACATCACCCGGCACTACCGCCAGGCGATCGACGAGGCGTGGGAGGGACGG contains:
- a CDS encoding DUF4190 domain-containing protein translates to MAIDQETTPTTTDLNANWPVIENEIPTYRAVSTRAIFAVICGLLAVFSFAHPIFYLFAVLAVILGVTADRAIQRHPEMLTGQTMARVGVLLGLVFGLSIATVTSLQNYLIRREAVKFAATYAEALKASPLAEVYWLGLPPTTRAKVTAQENWTQLQQSSKQDLAMTEMKHAPLKALADRLKSSPEQKISFLKVETQSEDGDMLPVVLAVFEIDGPTVKEHEGRELALAVLKGMIPEGSKAYEWWVEDLRYPYKPSTYVIPDKPVDDGHGHAPGGGGDHGPGDGHNH
- a CDS encoding 7-cyano-7-deazaguanine synthase, with the protein product MPEAEAPMIAVLISGGIESAVLCGEFVRSRRRVQPIYIRCGLDWEDVELAAARAYLKAIACDRLEPLVVLDEPIRDVYGPHWSTDGGVDVPGAETPDEAVYLPGRNLLLTVKSALWCRLRNVHELALGSLGSNPFSDSTPEFFQGLETVLGQALSGSPRLIRPFSRLHKSDVVARGDGLPLHLTFSCIRPDAGLHCGVCNKCAERRDGFRDANRPDRTRYADEQ
- the rsmD gene encoding 16S rRNA (guanine(966)-N(2))-methyltransferase RsmD — its product is MRIIAGQRRGHKIDGPKATAALRPTSDLVRESLFNMVGEMMPGRTAVDLFAGTGAIGLEALSRGAEAAIFVEKNRESVALIHGNVARLRYQDRAQVRLADAYRWVRTHEWAADQPVAVFLDPPYKEYEDHAKKIRELLDQLVERLPAESLIALEAGRTLDGEILPDFEAWDVRRYGDTQVAIRVFPGPEGEEDAESSDSKTGTEGPSEEAGNV
- a CDS encoding efflux RND transporter periplasmic adaptor subunit, with product MRALKKLRSSLLMIAILVAVGASIKIASSSPNGWPWESSRPLVEKYKFAPVSRTVLEGSLTAGGRLESSKRTVIECELENITIGIKGQRLAAGGASTLLSVVPDGSVVERGTVLAQIDSSDYEELLRQQRITVERSRADRYQAQLDLEVAKLAISEYREGVMKETLKDYERAIALAQSDEMRCKDRLDWAIRMKAKGYVPQNQVASEKQSYAQALFAVAQETSGRRLFERYTAPKNLRVLDGQVLAGTAVLNYQDSRLQRNLERLAKLEKQVELCTIRAPHDGFVIYANDARRGITIEAGMAVRQKQDLFYLPDLKDMEVVAQLHESIVDQVRKGMKATVRLEGAPAARLSGRVTSISPIPVFDYRSDVRYFDAIVKLDSMSRVDLKPGMTAQVDLYLTPKPNVLTVPIEAVTQEEGQDFCYVAREDRLERRKIELGQATHDLLEIADGLEEGEQVVLNPVLAEVDADVPDDSDLSTKPAAPPAGGAEGNREPVNAVAVLH
- a CDS encoding CCA tRNA nucleotidyltransferase; protein product: MSDAAASLSFAEEVVLRLRQAGFQAFWAGGCVRDILLGLEPADYDVATNATPEQVMLSLPYRSLTIGASFGVVQVRHPRRQGIEVEIATFRSDLAYVDGRRPTGVVYSSPELDAARRDFTINGMFMDPVGREVIDYVGGRADLAAKLLRAIGQPSARFREDKLRLLRAVRFAARFDLRIEPATLSALRTMAAEVVVVSPERIAQELRRMLVHHSRALAMDMAMDYGLIAAVLPPLSATKGLFQGKPMQPEGDLWDHTLLVLDLLPKQPSFTLAFAALLHDVGKPFTRSICHGRTSYHNHEQVGGRKADDLGRRLKLSNAERERVAWLVTYHQYLGEAKKLREAKLKRMLAEPGIDELLALHRADALASTGDLQHVDYCEYYLRCQPSGPINPPPLLSGHDLVRHGLKPGASFSTILDQVREAQLDGRINSKAEALEWIDRERIGEPSEPTAAEAVDAAPPVAGDDVSA
- a CDS encoding 6-pyruvoyl trahydropterin synthase family protein gives rise to the protein MYRVTREIEFCYGHRLLNYDGKCRHLHGHNGRAVVTLEGSRLDSRGMLVDFGEIKQTIQRWIDEQLDHNMLLCREDPLLPLLRERGERVFVMDANPTAENIARLIYDHGRGAGLPISEVVLWETPNCFAAYSGEDDR